The following coding sequences are from one Betaproteobacteria bacterium window:
- a CDS encoding cold-shock protein: protein MAAGTVKWFNDSKGFGFITPDAGGDDLFAHFSAIQSQGFKTLAEGQRVTFDVTTGPKGQQATNIRAA, encoded by the coding sequence ATGGCAGCAGGTACCGTCAAGTGGTTCAACGATTCCAAGGGCTTCGGCTTCATCACCCCGGACGCCGGTGGTGACGATCTTTTCGCCCATTTTTCCGCCATCCAGTCCCAGGGTTTCAAGACCCTGGCGGAAGGCCAGCGCGTGACCTTCGATGTCACCACCGGTCCCAAGGGTCAGCAGGCCACCAACATCCGCGCGGCCTGA
- the infA gene encoding translation initiation factor IF-1, whose translation MAKEELIEMQGVVNEVMPDSRFLVTLDNGHTLVAYTAGKMRKHHIRILAGDKVSLELSPYDLSKGRITFRHLEGRPPMAPRGQRR comes from the coding sequence ATGGCCAAGGAAGAACTCATCGAAATGCAGGGCGTCGTGAACGAAGTGATGCCCGATTCCCGTTTTCTCGTCACGCTGGACAACGGCCACACCCTGGTGGCCTACACCGCAGGCAAGATGCGCAAGCACCACATCCGCATCCTGGCCGGCGACAAGGTCTCCCTGGAGCTTTCCCCCTACGACCTCTCCAAGGGGCGCATCACCTTCCGCCATCTGGAAGGGCGCCCGCCCATGGCGCCGCGGGGCCAGCGCCGCTGA
- the mobA gene encoding molybdenum cofactor guanylyltransferase produces MTKGITGVVLAGGLGRRMGGADKGLLDYEGRPLARQVAERLAPQVETLLINANRNREVATLGYPVIGDAIPDFAGPLAGLHAALAAASTPMVVTAPCDSPFFPADLVHRLHRALLAAQAELAVATAEGRVHAAFCLCSRDLAAPLAEYLAAGGRRVIDWQESRRQVRVEFADPDAFRNLNTPEALG; encoded by the coding sequence ATGACGAAGGGCATCACCGGAGTCGTGCTGGCTGGGGGTCTCGGCCGCCGCATGGGCGGTGCGGACAAGGGACTGCTGGACTATGAGGGCCGTCCCCTGGCGCGGCAGGTGGCGGAACGCCTGGCGCCCCAGGTGGAAACACTCCTCATCAACGCCAACCGCAATCGGGAGGTCGCGACGCTGGGATACCCGGTGATTGGCGACGCGATCCCGGATTTCGCCGGCCCCCTGGCCGGCCTGCACGCCGCGCTCGCCGCGGCCAGCACGCCGATGGTGGTGACGGCCCCCTGCGATTCGCCTTTCTTTCCGGCCGATCTGGTGCACCGCCTGCACCGGGCCCTCCTCGCAGCGCAGGCGGAACTGGCGGTCGCCACGGCCGAAGGGCGTGTCCATGCGGCTTTCTGCCTGTGCAGCCGCGATCTGGCAGCCCCCCTGGCGGAATATCTGGCCGCCGGTGGAAGGCGGGTCATCGACTGGCAGGAGAGCCGCCGCCAGGTGCGGGTGGAATTCGCCGACCCCGACGCCTTCCGCAATCTGAATACGCCGGAAGCCTTGGGCTGA
- a CDS encoding DsrE family protein has protein sequence MSTDTPTGLAILIASATPDRPDLCVTPLVHALAARALDYAVEIHFSGPAVRWLVEGIAASAYPTAEREKSIQRFLDELAQEGVKLYACSMAGAAWVGPGEPLIAQCAGHASATAFVARTLDPAWRTVVF, from the coding sequence TTGTCGACTGATACCCCCACCGGCCTTGCCATTCTGATCGCCAGCGCGACGCCCGACCGGCCCGACCTTTGCGTCACGCCCCTGGTCCATGCCCTGGCGGCCCGAGCCCTGGATTACGCCGTGGAAATCCATTTTTCCGGGCCTGCGGTACGCTGGTTGGTGGAGGGCATCGCCGCCTCCGCCTACCCGACGGCGGAACGCGAGAAGTCGATCCAGCGCTTTCTCGACGAACTGGCGCAGGAGGGCGTCAAGCTCTACGCCTGCTCCATGGCCGGCGCCGCCTGGGTGGGCCCCGGTGAGCCCTTGATCGCCCAGTGCGCCGGACACGCCAGCGCCACGGCCTTCGTCGCCCGGACCCTCGACCCGGCCTGGCGTACCGTGGTGTTCTGA
- a CDS encoding glycine cleavage system protein H, with product MPHSAFHGFIPDDRLYCPRSEMWVQEIGEGEVRIGATAFGLFLAGEVIAFTAKPRGADVAIGRGMGTVESRKTVIAIHAPISFVQLEGNDAAEASPALVNRDPYGTGWMVRAQPTAWVAERPALLDGAAYRRHILTLDPEARFVD from the coding sequence ATGCCCCACAGCGCCTTCCACGGCTTCATCCCCGATGACCGCCTTTACTGCCCCCGCAGCGAGATGTGGGTGCAGGAAATCGGCGAGGGTGAAGTGCGTATCGGCGCCACCGCTTTCGGGCTTTTCCTGGCCGGCGAGGTCATCGCCTTCACGGCCAAGCCCCGGGGGGCGGATGTCGCCATCGGACGCGGCATGGGGACGGTGGAAAGCCGCAAGACGGTGATCGCCATCCATGCGCCCATTTCCTTCGTGCAACTGGAGGGCAACGACGCGGCGGAAGCGTCGCCAGCCCTGGTAAACCGCGATCCCTACGGCACCGGCTGGATGGTGCGGGCCCAACCGACCGCCTGGGTCGCCGAACGGCCCGCGCTGCTCGATGGCGCGGCCTATCGTCGCCACATCCTTACCCTCGATCCGGAGGCCCGCTTTGTCGACTGA